A region from the Triticum urartu cultivar G1812 chromosome 1, Tu2.1, whole genome shotgun sequence genome encodes:
- the LOC125543015 gene encoding uncharacterized protein LOC125543015 isoform X1, which translates to MSDTVVITVDNSLIGKSGAIQWPGVRTQAATPSADGIESVVFTYRFMEDQPTVFTDVQGSEAEPCAGGSACTSTNTVDSAVSAPWTDEERTADDCVRTTDREVLLYGGDGRVRAAAVCQEAQLMAGNSVIYLNDEGPVERLLQWVAGICGGSGHACAEAQIMANNPYVHQNGLVHWLLR; encoded by the exons ATGAGCGACACCGTCGTCATCACCGTCGACAACTCTCTCATCGGCAAGAGCGGCGCCATCCAATGGCCAGGCGTCCGCACG CAGGCAGCTACGCCGTCCGCAGACGGGATTGAGAGCGTGGTGTTCACGTACAGATTCATGGAGGACCAGCCCACAGTGTTCACCGACGTGCAGGGAAGCGAGGCTGAGCCGTGCGCCGGCGGCAGCGCATGCACCAGCACCAACACGGTAGACAGTGCAGTCAGTGCGCCATGGACAGACGAGGAACGGACCGCCGACGACTGCGTGCGCACAACCGATCGAGAAGTCCTGCTGTACGGTGGCGACGGCAGGGTCCGTGCCGCCGCCGTGTGCCAAGAAGCGCAGCTTATGGCCGGTAACTCTGTTATCTACCTCAACGACGAAGGCCCGGTCGAGCGGCTCCTTCAATGGGTTGCAGGTATATGCGGGGGCAGCGGCCATGCCTGCGCCGAAGCGCAAATCATGGCCAATAACCCTTATGTCCACCAGAATGGCCTGGTCCATTGGCTCCTCCGGTAG
- the LOC125543015 gene encoding uncharacterized protein LOC125543015 isoform X2 — MSDTVVITVDNSLIGKSGAIQWPGVRTAATPSADGIESVVFTYRFMEDQPTVFTDVQGSEAEPCAGGSACTSTNTVDSAVSAPWTDEERTADDCVRTTDREVLLYGGDGRVRAAAVCQEAQLMAGNSVIYLNDEGPVERLLQWVAGICGGSGHACAEAQIMANNPYVHQNGLVHWLLR, encoded by the exons ATGAGCGACACCGTCGTCATCACCGTCGACAACTCTCTCATCGGCAAGAGCGGCGCCATCCAATGGCCAGGCGTCCGCACG GCAGCTACGCCGTCCGCAGACGGGATTGAGAGCGTGGTGTTCACGTACAGATTCATGGAGGACCAGCCCACAGTGTTCACCGACGTGCAGGGAAGCGAGGCTGAGCCGTGCGCCGGCGGCAGCGCATGCACCAGCACCAACACGGTAGACAGTGCAGTCAGTGCGCCATGGACAGACGAGGAACGGACCGCCGACGACTGCGTGCGCACAACCGATCGAGAAGTCCTGCTGTACGGTGGCGACGGCAGGGTCCGTGCCGCCGCCGTGTGCCAAGAAGCGCAGCTTATGGCCGGTAACTCTGTTATCTACCTCAACGACGAAGGCCCGGTCGAGCGGCTCCTTCAATGGGTTGCAGGTATATGCGGGGGCAGCGGCCATGCCTGCGCCGAAGCGCAAATCATGGCCAATAACCCTTATGTCCACCAGAATGGCCTGGTCCATTGGCTCCTCCGGTAG
- the LOC125532585 gene encoding uncharacterized protein LOC125532585, translating into MCHPQTEQVAKKIELERFPTLLVENKFESLECQSTIDGQTAATTMSDTVVITVGERGAIQWPATRKGLQTGTPSADGIESVMFTYRFMEDRPGMYHTCDDQHPTTMFTDVQETEAGSSHSEHDAVNVPHGDEEQTRYGFPHTTDREVMAYTPGGRGHAALASSEAQLMAGNSVIYRNDEGPVERLLRWVAGICRARDHNVYACPEAQLMADCSVIHLNDKGPIGWLLR; encoded by the exons ATGTGCCATCCTCAGACAGAGCAAGTAGCAAAGAAGATCGAGCTCGAGCGGTTCCCCACACTGCTAGTAGAAAATAAGTTCGAGTCCCTGGAGTGCCAGTCAACCATCGACGGCCAAACCGCCGCCACGACCATGAGCGACACCGTCGTCATCACCGTCGGCGAGAGGGGCGCCATCCAATGGCCTGCCACCCGCAAG GGGCTGCAGACTGGCACACCATCGGCTGATGGGATTGAGAGCGTGATGTTCACGTACCGATTCATGGAGGACCGGCCGGGCATGTACCACACTTGTGACGACCAACACCCGACCACAATGTTCACCGACGTGCAGGAAACCGAAGCTGGGTCATCCCATTCAGAACACGATGCAGTCAACGTGCCACACGGAGACGAGGAACAGACCAGATACGGCTTCCCTCACACCACTGACCGAGAAGTCATGGCGTACACCCCCGGAGGCAGGGGCCATGCCGCCCTTGCAAGCTCAGAAGCACAACTCATGGCTGGTAACTCTGTTATCTACCGCAATGACGAAGGCCCGGTCGAGCGGCTCCTTCGATGGGTTGCTGGTATATGCAGAGCCAGGGACCATAACGTCTATGCGTGCCCTGAAGCGCAACTCATGGCCGACTGTTCTGTCATTCACCTGAATGACAAAGGCCCGATTGGGTGGCTCCTCCGGTGA